Proteins from a single region of Pelodiscus sinensis isolate JC-2024 chromosome 29, ASM4963464v1, whole genome shotgun sequence:
- the GH1 gene encoding somatotropin, with amino-acid sequence MPLSSLFANAVLRAQHLHLLAADTYKEFERAYIPEEQRHSNKISQSAFCYSETIPAPTGKDDAQQKSDMELLRFSLILIQSWLSPVQFLSRVFTNSLVFGTSDRVYDKLRDLEEGIQALMRELEDGSLRGFQVLRPTYEKFDVNLRSEDALLKNYGLLSCFKKDLHKVETYLKLMKCRRFGESNCTI; translated from the exons ATGCCGCTCTCCAGCCTGTTTGCCAACGCCGTGCTGAGGGCCCAGCACCTCCACCTGCTGGCTGCTGACACCTACAAGGAGTTT GAGCGCGCCTACATCCCAGAGGAGCAGAGGCATTCCAACAAGATTTCTCAGTCGGCATTTTGTTACTCGGAAACCATCCCAGCTCCCACGGGCAAAGACGACGCCCAGCAGAAATCG gACATGGAGCTGCTTCGCTTTTCGCTGATTCTCATCCAGTCCTGGCTGAGCCCCGTCCAGTTCCTAAGCCGGGTGTTCACCAACAGCCTGGTGTTCGGCACCTCCGACAGGGTCTACGACAAGCTGCGGGACTTGGAAGAAGGGATCCAGGCTCTGATGAGG GAGCTGGAAGACGGGAGCCTTCGGGGCTTCCAAGTCCTCAGACCCACGTACGAGAAGTTTGACGTCAATCTGCGGAGCGAAGATGCCTTGTTAAAAAACTACGGCCTGCTGTCCTGCTTCAAGAAAGACCTGCACAAGGTGGAGACCTACCTGAAACTGATGAAATGCCGGCGCTTTGGAGAGAGCAACTGCACCATCTGA
- the RDM1 gene encoding RAD52 motif-containing protein 1 isoform X2: protein MARAGPELLGFHVPAGGASLLVGGLQAGPGAEHSLFSALSAFGLLYSLRVHRSAAVAGPGYYALVKFYSARDASRAQRACNGQGLFQSSPLKLQNISGLDLESEELGGLPQRQSLKYLCVVEVMLRHHGLCPRGLGVAEAHVENGQDPLELVTKTGNVQKLAVEKALASAFQKILLIVLENGKVAVEYNAAQEEPIDSFTDEELRGLVQVNDLSLEQLNVKEEEESLSDFSFDEEQLLEGRQSS from the exons ATGGCGCGCGCCGGCCCGGAGCTGCTGGGCTTCCACGTGCCCGCGGGCGGCGCGTCCCTGCTGGtcggggggctgcaggcgggGCCGGGCGCGGAG CATTCCCTGTTTTCAGCGCTCTCCGCCTTTGGGCTGCTCTATTCCCTTCGAGTGCACAGAAGCGCTGCCGTCGCGGGGCCTGGGTATTATGCCTTGGTCAAGTTCTACTCGGCTAGAGACGCCAGCCGGGCCCAGCGAGCGTGCAACGGGCAGGGATTATTTCAGAGCTCTCCCCTCAAG CTGCAGAACATCTCTGGGCTGGACCTGGAGAGCGAAGAGCTGGGCGGGTTGCCCCAGCGGCAGAGCCTGAAGTACCTGTGCGTCGTGGAAGTGATGCTGCGCCATCAtgggctctgccccagggggCTGGGCGTGGCTGAGGCCCATGTGGAAAATGGCCAAG ATCCCCTTGAGCTTGTCACAAAAACAGGAAATGTTCAGAAACTGGCAGTCGAGAAAGCTCTGGCGAGTGCATTTCAGAAGATCCTTCTCATAGTTTTAG AGAACGGGAAGGTGGCTGTGGAGTACAACGCTGCCCAGGAAGAACCCATCGACTCCTTCACGGATGAGGAACTGAGAGGACTTGTTCAG GTCAATGACTTGTCCTTGGAGCAGCTGAACGTCAAGGAAGAAGAAGAATCCCTGTCGGATTTCAGTTTTGATGAAGAGCAGCTGCTGGAAGGGAGACAGTCCAGTTAG
- the RDM1 gene encoding RAD52 motif-containing protein 1 isoform X3: MARAGPELLGFHVPAGGASLLVGGLQAGPGAEHSLFSALSAFGLLYSLRVHRSAAVAGPGYYALVKFYSARDASRAQRACNGQGLFQSSPLKVCICTRQKVFQQQGHALRGYKCKELANYYLGFNGWSHRIITGERRPSPR, translated from the exons ATGGCGCGCGCCGGCCCGGAGCTGCTGGGCTTCCACGTGCCCGCGGGCGGCGCGTCCCTGCTGGtcggggggctgcaggcgggGCCGGGCGCGGAG CATTCCCTGTTTTCAGCGCTCTCCGCCTTTGGGCTGCTCTATTCCCTTCGAGTGCACAGAAGCGCTGCCGTCGCGGGGCCTGGGTATTATGCCTTGGTCAAGTTCTACTCGGCTAGAGACGCCAGCCGGGCCCAGCGAGCGTGCAACGGGCAGGGATTATTTCAGAGCTCTCCCCTCAAG GTTTGCATTTGCACCAGGCAGAAGGTCTTTCAGCAGCAAGGCCATGCTCTGAGGGGTTACAAGTGCAAGGAATTGGCCAATTACTACCTGGGCTTCAATGGCTGGTCGCACCGGATCATCACG GGAGAGCGGCGGCCGAGCCCACGGTGA
- the RDM1 gene encoding RAD52 motif-containing protein 1 isoform X1, which produces MARAGPELLGFHVPAGGASLLVGGLQAGPGAEHSLFSALSAFGLLYSLRVHRSAAVAGPGYYALVKFYSARDASRAQRACNGQGLFQSSPLKVCICTRQKVFQQQGHALRGYKCKELANYYLGFNGWSHRIITLQNISGLDLESEELGGLPQRQSLKYLCVVEVMLRHHGLCPRGLGVAEAHVENGQDPLELVTKTGNVQKLAVEKALASAFQKILLIVLENGKVAVEYNAAQEEPIDSFTDEELRGLVQVNDLSLEQLNVKEEEESLSDFSFDEEQLLEGRQSS; this is translated from the exons ATGGCGCGCGCCGGCCCGGAGCTGCTGGGCTTCCACGTGCCCGCGGGCGGCGCGTCCCTGCTGGtcggggggctgcaggcgggGCCGGGCGCGGAG CATTCCCTGTTTTCAGCGCTCTCCGCCTTTGGGCTGCTCTATTCCCTTCGAGTGCACAGAAGCGCTGCCGTCGCGGGGCCTGGGTATTATGCCTTGGTCAAGTTCTACTCGGCTAGAGACGCCAGCCGGGCCCAGCGAGCGTGCAACGGGCAGGGATTATTTCAGAGCTCTCCCCTCAAG GTTTGCATTTGCACCAGGCAGAAGGTCTTTCAGCAGCAAGGCCATGCTCTGAGGGGTTACAAGTGCAAGGAATTGGCCAATTACTACCTGGGCTTCAATGGCTGGTCGCACCGGATCATCACG CTGCAGAACATCTCTGGGCTGGACCTGGAGAGCGAAGAGCTGGGCGGGTTGCCCCAGCGGCAGAGCCTGAAGTACCTGTGCGTCGTGGAAGTGATGCTGCGCCATCAtgggctctgccccagggggCTGGGCGTGGCTGAGGCCCATGTGGAAAATGGCCAAG ATCCCCTTGAGCTTGTCACAAAAACAGGAAATGTTCAGAAACTGGCAGTCGAGAAAGCTCTGGCGAGTGCATTTCAGAAGATCCTTCTCATAGTTTTAG AGAACGGGAAGGTGGCTGTGGAGTACAACGCTGCCCAGGAAGAACCCATCGACTCCTTCACGGATGAGGAACTGAGAGGACTTGTTCAG GTCAATGACTTGTCCTTGGAGCAGCTGAACGTCAAGGAAGAAGAAGAATCCCTGTCGGATTTCAGTTTTGATGAAGAGCAGCTGCTGGAAGGGAGACAGTCCAGTTAG